The Gossypium hirsutum isolate 1008001.06 chromosome D06, Gossypium_hirsutum_v2.1, whole genome shotgun sequence genome contains the following window.
CCAGTCAATTGGGAGCCCCAGCTGCACTGCAACATCCTCCAAGGTCACTGTGCACTCCCCGCACGGAAAATGGAAAGTATGGGTCTCCGGACGCCACCGCTCCACTAGCGCAGATAATAAATCAAAGCGCAAGTCGGACGACCGGATGAATGCTACTGACCCAAATCTGGCTAGCTCCAGGTATGGCAGCAATCGATCATCCGGAGCTTTCTTTAAAACACTCACGCGGCCCCTTAATACTCAGAACGAGTCctgatagtgttaaattacagaaaaataTTACGATAACATAATTTCTTTGTATATACTGCATATatccttttaaaataaatagaacttctgattaacaaataataaatcataccgcGTTATTAGTCGCATCAGATATGTGTCTAATATTGCTTTGAATCAATCCagccattgcgatgcctgcaagttgaaaaaaaagttagaaaaaaattcTTACTTCAGccatttattcgtattttttttctccgcattttattcctttaaaaaatatcataatttctaaatttataattttacattattccagtgcataatgtttgaaatttattaatctagtgtgttatttaaattaattttctgtAAAAAATAACCCTTACCCCTGCCCTTTGCTCGTATTAATTTTCTGTAAAAAAATAACCATCACCCTTTTTTTTgcagtttttttatatattttggtaaataaatatatatatatatattttggtaaataaaaaaaacttataacattttggttatttttaatttttttaatatatttgtaaaaaCCCATTATtctggtaaataaaaaaattttataatattttcgtatttttttctaatattttggtaaaaaaccCGAAATAAACCCTTTCCCCTGCCCTTTGGTCGTATTATTATTTtcccgatttttattactttcaagaaaaatatattattttcgtattttattattttatattatttcagtacattttgtttcaattatttgtataacttatttctgaatttttaaaaaaatttactaatacactcttacttcggccatttgttcgtatttttttcagtattttattatttttaacaatatcgtaattttttattttataattttatattatttcaatttattatgtttgaaatttattacatgtacactttttgcatttttattcccattttattattttcgataaatatacaattcccattttttcttttcgtattttatgttttcttaaacatacttctttgtcatttttcttttaatgctattttcctaaaatttaaatttcaaattcctaaataaatttcataaaaaaaatccttattcaacatacaatgtacataccattattttttcattctaaatatatttcataaaatatatatgctaaacaaaataataaaataactataatgtacgtaacataaatattaaaaaaattaaatttataaaaaaaataccttttcttttcttttcttttctttttccttccttccctcttcttcttcttctttttttctcttctcctttctttttctttacttctttctttcttttttcttatcctttccttttcttcttctttctttctttctttttttctcttctcctttccttttctttccttctttttctttctttcatctcctttctttctttttttctttctttctttctttccctctccttctGGTCCCCCCACCACCGACCCCCCCATAaacattggtgccgccaatggtattggcaccattggtgccgccaatggctatggcacctttggtgccgccaatccCATTGGCGTGACCAAGGTACACCCGTCACATcggttagattttttttttcattgtttttttttttggttttttatatattttggtaaataaaaaatatataatttggtaaataaaaaaaagttataacattttggtaattttttatttttgttataatattttagtaaatatcCCCTCATTGGCTTCACACCCACTTAATAAAATCCCTTCATCCTCCTCCGGTGGATCCAACACCATTAACCCATCTACGTAGTGAGGATGGAATTTGAGACTCACATCTTTCCCGAAGATTCCGAAAATCTTTTGGCCAACATTTGCTGCGTCGTGTAGGATGCCTGCTAATGTATCTATCGCACTGTGTATGATATCAAAAGTAAGACTCTTAGCCTTAGCCTTAGCCTTAGATGGTTTAGGCTTGTTGGGTTTTACTGGAGTCATCATATGCTCAGGACCAAAttgttctttctctttttcaatgaGACCACCACTGTGGCACGAATCTGATAGGATTGTGAAGCTTGCTCCTTCTGGTAGCCGGTTAACTAAACGGCTGAAGTCCACATCTGCAGAAACCATGTATATATAGGGTATGAATATATGTtgctaaaaaaaatatataaactcaaACAAAAACCTACCGGTGACAAGATTTAAATCACAAGCCACGATTGCTTCATCTTGCTTGAAAGGCTGGCCAGGTTGAAAGATTGGAATGCGCGTTCCATGTCTACTGAAGTAGAAAAATAGGATATCTCCTGCTTTAGCCTTGTTCACCATTCTATTAAGTGCATCCTTAATGTTTGCACCCGTAGGCAGAACCGGCGACCCTGGCGCATCGGTGAGGACATTAACATCGCTTTCCTTAAACCCAATGTCCAGGATCACACCTCTTATGGCTTTCACATCATTGACGCATCCATGCACGCTGAATTGGGTCTTGGGGTAGTTGCATCCCACCAGAACTGCTCTCTTCGTACCCTTACTCATCTTGCTTCGCTAATTTGACTATTTTGTGTAGCTTGTACCGTTGTATTAATGTGCTTCCACTGTCTCACTAAGaacctatatatatacacattaattTACAGCATGTGTACTGACCATAAAGATGACGGCATGTAGGTAGGTAGGTAGGTAGGTAGGTAGGCAGGTACAACACTTTTGTTTGTCTTTTGTGTTTTTGAAAATGCATGCGAAATCCATGCATATGCAAACATTTTGTGCAAGGAATTTGCATATCAGTACTGCATAAAAGAGTGACTCTGGAGTTATGGAATTATTTGATAATATCAAATacgaaataaattaaaaataaaagagtggGTGATTAATCCGAATTGGGAGGAGGACAGGTGTTGTGATGGACAAAGCGTAAGACAAGTTGGTTTCCGACTGAAGCAGGAAAGCTCTAGCAAAAGGCAGCTAGGTATTCCTTTTTCAGACAAAAGACGATAAAGGATAGAAAAATATAGGGTGGTGGTCGAAGATAAATGATTAGATCTGCTTCGCCTTCGTCCATCACCTCATCTTTAGGTTTTTTTCTTGGTCGTGACTCACGTTGGCCGTCGTCTGCAAGTGCTGTCGGTCCTACTATCGTCGTTGTGTTGTCTAGCTTCTGATTTCTATGTATTAGGGTCTATTTGAATGTGAGGTTGGTGTAGGGGTGAGGTTACAAAATGGATTTTAAgggttaaaagttaaattatgtaTCTATATAGATTAAAGAAttgttaaatcaaaattttatattttttttgggaataaattgtaattatataaagtttaacttataattttattgatttgagCGAGATTTAAATAATAGCTTTCTATTTCTATAAAGAGTAATTTTTATTGTAAGGGGCACGATTAGACTTGATTATGAGTTTGGTCACCCTCCAAGTCCGATAGCCCTCCTGAAAAGTGAGAGTTTAGGCAAAATATAAGCTTgaaaaataggcttggacaaaaaataatgCCCATTTTCTAATACTAGTGACAAACTACATAATTCGTTTATGTCGCAGTTTATGTTTATGTGGTGTGAATGT
Protein-coding sequences here:
- the LOC107941604 gene encoding metacaspase-9; protein product: MSKGTKRAVLVGCNYPKTQFSVHGCVNDVKAIRGVILDIGFKESDVNVLTDAPGSPVLPTGANIKDALNRMVNKAKAGDILFFYFSRHGTRIPIFQPGQPFKQDEAIVACDLNLVTDVDFSRLVNRLPEGASFTILSDSCHSGGLIEKEKEQFGPEHMMTPVKPNKPKPSKAKAKAKSLTFDIIHSAIDTLAGILHDAANVGQKIFGIFGKDVSLKFHPHYVDGLMVLDPPEEDEGILLSGCEANEGIFTKIL